From the Streptococcus sp. 29887 genome, one window contains:
- a CDS encoding Stp1/IreP family PP2C-type Ser/Thr phosphatase — protein MEIALLTDVGQKRSNNQDYINCYKNRAGIDLVVLADGMGGHRAGHIASEMAATDLGAAWVDTQLVTLNDVREWLIAIIDAENQKIHELGQTEEYRGMGTTLEAVVVIDNQMIYAHVGDSRIGLVRDGEYTRLTNDHSLVGALVRAGQLTEEEALRHPQKNIVTQSIGQAEPIEPDIALKTLEVGDYVLINSDGLTNMVSAEDIRDIIVSGVSLESKAETLVRFANNAGGLDNITVGLLHITEEAR, from the coding sequence ATGGAAATTGCATTACTTACTGACGTTGGACAAAAACGTTCGAACAACCAAGATTATATCAACTGTTATAAGAACCGTGCAGGTATCGACTTGGTGGTCTTGGCAGATGGCATGGGCGGACACCGTGCAGGCCATATTGCCAGTGAAATGGCTGCAACTGATTTGGGCGCTGCTTGGGTTGATACACAATTGGTAACCTTGAATGATGTCCGTGAATGGTTGATTGCTATTATCGATGCAGAAAATCAAAAAATCCATGAACTTGGGCAAACGGAAGAATACCGTGGAATGGGAACGACGCTAGAAGCAGTTGTGGTGATTGACAATCAGATGATTTATGCCCACGTTGGCGATTCTCGAATTGGTCTAGTTCGTGATGGGGAATATACTCGCTTAACCAATGATCATTCATTAGTAGGTGCCTTGGTTCGTGCAGGTCAATTGACAGAAGAAGAAGCCCTTCGTCATCCGCAGAAAAATATTGTGACCCAGTCCATTGGACAGGCAGAACCAATTGAGCCAGATATTGCCTTGAAAACTCTGGAAGTTGGTGATTACGTTCTAATTAACAGTGATGGACTGACCAATATGGTATCTGCAGAAGATATACGCGATATTATAGTGAGCGGTGTATCACTGGAAAGTAAGGCAGAAACCTTGGTACGTTTCGCTAATAATGCAGGAGGTTTGGATAATATTACAGTAGGCTTGCTTCATATTACGGAGGAGGCTAGGTAA